A genomic window from Deltaproteobacteria bacterium includes:
- a CDS encoding class I SAM-dependent methyltransferase, which produces MQTRASAEKQYAEFYSLWVADFRKDTSLYLDLAAKYSGPVLEIGCGTGRVLARLGEAGYEALGVDVSRPMLEVARRTLQPWQDRVRIADFDFRSNALFEKFSVVIASLYAFNNLIDVAEQRLFLRHVARCMKSPAVLAIDFFCPLPMIRPETNGRWREIERTVAGHQLKLRDKREMLTPLLERRTQLFSVDGSEPVEQVSHRRFLPAEQAEQLLVEAGFEGVRFLQDYDLSGARAIGEGERPLGPYQLIAER; this is translated from the coding sequence ATGCAAACCCGAGCATCGGCCGAGAAGCAGTACGCGGAGTTCTACAGCCTCTGGGTGGCGGACTTCCGCAAGGACACCTCGCTCTACCTCGACCTGGCCGCCAAGTACTCGGGCCCCGTGCTCGAGATCGGCTGCGGCACCGGCCGCGTGCTCGCCCGGCTCGGCGAGGCCGGCTACGAGGCGCTCGGCGTCGACGTCTCGAGACCCATGCTCGAGGTCGCGCGCCGCACGCTCCAGCCCTGGCAGGACCGGGTGCGGATCGCGGACTTCGATTTCCGCAGCAACGCGCTCTTCGAGAAGTTCAGCGTCGTGATCGCGTCGCTCTACGCGTTCAACAACCTGATCGACGTCGCCGAGCAGCGCCTGTTCCTGCGCCACGTGGCGCGCTGCATGAAGAGCCCCGCGGTGCTCGCGATCGACTTCTTCTGCCCGCTGCCGATGATCCGCCCCGAGACCAACGGCCGCTGGCGCGAGATCGAGCGCACGGTCGCCGGCCACCAGCTGAAACTCCGCGACAAGCGCGAGATGCTGACGCCCCTGCTCGAGCGCCGCACGCAGCTCTTCAGCGTCGACGGCTCCGAGCCGGTGGAGCAGGTCTCGCACCGGCGCTTCCTGCCCGCCGAGCAAGCCGAGCAGCTCCTGGTCGAGGCCGGCTTCGAGGGCGTGCGCTTCCTGCAGGACTACGACCTGTCGGGCGCGCGCGCGATCGGCGAGGGCGAGCGGCCGCTCGGTCCGTACCAGCTGATCGCGGAGCGCTGA